A genomic segment from Desulfurispirillum indicum S5 encodes:
- a CDS encoding indolepyruvate oxidoreductase subunit beta codes for MSEKVVNILLAGVGGQGILLTSEILSEVALRKGLDVKKSEVHGMAQRGGSVVSHVRIGKEVHSPLIREGEADFLLSFEKMETLRWQSLVSKKTVCVVNDTEIFPTNVNVGLDKYPQGLDAFLDENFNACFRLDASGLAVKAGTAKAANIVLVGALARMLPDYDKSLWIEVIKEKVPKATIGINTEAFELGYQAMVL; via the coding sequence ATGTCAGAAAAAGTCGTAAATATACTGCTGGCCGGTGTGGGCGGACAAGGCATCCTGCTCACCAGTGAGATTCTCAGCGAAGTGGCCCTGCGCAAGGGACTGGACGTCAAAAAAAGCGAAGTCCACGGCATGGCCCAGCGCGGCGGCTCCGTAGTCAGCCACGTGCGCATCGGCAAGGAAGTGCACTCTCCTTTGATCCGCGAAGGCGAAGCCGACTTCCTGCTCTCCTTCGAGAAGATGGAAACCCTGCGCTGGCAGAGCCTGGTATCGAAGAAGACCGTCTGCGTCGTCAACGACACCGAAATCTTCCCCACCAACGTCAACGTGGGCCTGGACAAATACCCCCAGGGGCTGGACGCTTTTCTGGATGAAAACTTCAACGCCTGCTTCCGCCTGGACGCCTCAGGACTGGCCGTGAAAGCCGGAACCGCCAAAGCCGCTAATATCGTGCTGGTGGGAGCCCTGGCACGCATGCTGCCCGACTACGACAAATCCCTGTGGATTGAAGTCATCAAGGAAAAAGTACCCAAGGCAACCATCGGCATCAACACCGAAGCCTTCGAACTTGGCTATCAGGCCATGGTGCTGTAA
- the iorA gene encoding indolepyruvate ferredoxin oxidoreductase subunit alpha: MTSQPTQSKTMLLSGNEAIALAARDAGVALAAGYPGTPSTEIIENIAKNGGLYCEWAPNEKVALEVCIGASFAGARTLCTTKHVGLNVAADPLFTAAYTGVRGGLVIICADDPGMHSSQNEQDSRHYARAAKILMLEPSDPNEAYHYTRAAFELSEQFDIPVLVRTTTRINHGKGVVKLSSPADLGERTYSTEYNPLKYVMIPAYARMRHEVLEASLLRMAEHGNTSELNQWKRGEKKIGIITSGVSHSYVQEVVPAEWSILKLGMTHPLPEKLIEDFCRSVDEVIVVEELEPYLEHTVKRLGFACKGKELFGITGELNPDRVARGLGLATGTSDVPAHKLPPRPPVLCPGCPHRGSFTVMKRLGLFVSGDIGCYTLGVNKPLDSIHTCVCMGASIGVAHGMDRVLPEEERRKVVAVIGDSTFLHTGINGLINMVYNRSTSTVFILDNRITAMTGQQGNPGYGNTLMGEPTSNVDMEGLCRAIGIKHVYKADAFDTPALFTLANREVNRDELSVIIVERECVLAFKDIIKPALHVDIKECIGCGACLNVGCPALVWNASLKVVTIDTTMCTGCEICMYECPTDAIKKPENK, translated from the coding sequence ATGACTTCACAACCGACCCAATCCAAGACCATGCTGCTTTCCGGCAATGAAGCCATTGCCCTGGCAGCCCGTGATGCCGGTGTTGCGCTGGCTGCTGGCTACCCGGGTACTCCAAGTACCGAAATCATCGAAAATATCGCCAAAAATGGCGGCCTCTACTGCGAATGGGCCCCCAACGAAAAGGTCGCCCTGGAAGTGTGCATCGGCGCCTCCTTCGCCGGAGCCCGCACCCTGTGTACCACCAAGCACGTGGGCCTGAACGTGGCCGCCGACCCCCTCTTCACCGCCGCCTACACCGGCGTGCGCGGTGGACTGGTGATCATCTGCGCCGACGACCCCGGCATGCACTCCAGCCAGAACGAACAGGACAGCCGCCACTACGCCCGTGCGGCCAAGATCCTCATGCTGGAGCCCTCCGATCCCAACGAAGCCTACCACTACACCCGCGCGGCCTTTGAACTGAGTGAACAGTTCGACATTCCCGTGCTGGTACGCACCACCACCCGCATCAACCACGGCAAGGGCGTGGTGAAGCTCAGCTCCCCCGCCGATCTGGGTGAACGCACCTACTCCACAGAATACAATCCCCTGAAATATGTCATGATCCCCGCCTACGCCCGCATGCGCCACGAAGTGCTGGAAGCCTCCCTGCTGCGCATGGCCGAGCACGGCAACACCAGCGAGCTGAACCAGTGGAAGCGGGGCGAAAAAAAAATCGGCATCATCACCTCCGGCGTCAGCCACTCCTACGTACAGGAAGTGGTACCCGCCGAGTGGAGCATCCTGAAGCTGGGCATGACCCACCCGCTGCCCGAAAAACTCATCGAGGACTTCTGCCGCAGTGTAGACGAAGTCATCGTAGTCGAAGAACTGGAACCCTACCTGGAGCACACCGTCAAGCGCCTGGGCTTCGCCTGCAAGGGCAAGGAACTCTTCGGCATTACCGGAGAACTGAACCCCGACCGCGTCGCCCGTGGACTCGGACTGGCCACTGGCACCTCCGACGTCCCCGCCCATAAACTGCCACCCCGCCCCCCCGTACTCTGCCCCGGCTGCCCCCACCGTGGCAGCTTCACCGTCATGAAGCGCCTGGGCCTCTTTGTCAGTGGCGACATCGGCTGCTACACCCTGGGCGTGAACAAACCCCTGGACTCCATCCACACCTGCGTCTGCATGGGAGCCAGCATCGGCGTAGCCCACGGCATGGACCGCGTGCTGCCAGAGGAAGAGCGACGCAAAGTCGTAGCCGTCATTGGCGACTCCACCTTCCTGCACACCGGCATCAACGGCCTGATCAACATGGTCTACAACCGCTCCACATCCACCGTCTTTATCCTGGATAACCGCATCACCGCCATGACCGGCCAGCAGGGCAACCCCGGCTACGGCAACACCCTCATGGGCGAACCCACCAGCAACGTGGACATGGAAGGCCTCTGTCGTGCCATCGGCATCAAACACGTCTACAAAGCCGACGCCTTCGACACCCCCGCCCTCTTCACCCTGGCCAACCGCGAAGTCAACCGCGACGAGCTCAGCGTCATCATCGTGGAGCGCGAGTGCGTCCTGGCCTTCAAGGACATCATCAAGCCCGCCCTGCATGTGGATATAAAAGAGTGCATCGGCTGCGGCGCCTGCCTGAACGTAGGCTGCCCTGCCCTGGTATGGAACGCCAGCCTGAAAGTCGTCACCATCGACACCACCATGTGCACCGGCTGTGAAATCTGCATGTACGAATGCCCGACCGACGCCATCAAAAAACCCGAAAACAAGTGA
- a CDS encoding peroxiredoxin family protein: MARLVLICILFFFLATPAMALVGQEAYEIRTRDLISAEEISLGKYRGTPVYLVFFYTLCQPCQREMQRIVDNRYAFEQSGIQVIGIAMDRWEEDVKAYIKDKGIFFPVGLANPSIAMLYEDVRIVPFTYLIGGDGVVKAQYMGRIPDDKFSQMLEQVAP; this comes from the coding sequence ATGGCTCGACTTGTGCTGATATGTATACTGTTTTTCTTTCTGGCAACGCCAGCCATGGCGCTGGTTGGTCAGGAAGCTTATGAAATACGGACTCGCGACCTTATCAGCGCAGAGGAGATCAGCCTGGGGAAGTACCGAGGCACGCCGGTTTATCTGGTGTTCTTCTATACCCTCTGTCAACCCTGCCAGCGGGAGATGCAGCGCATCGTGGACAATCGCTATGCCTTTGAACAGAGCGGAATCCAGGTCATCGGCATTGCCATGGATCGCTGGGAGGAGGATGTGAAGGCATATATCAAGGACAAGGGGATATTTTTCCCCGTTGGCCTTGCCAATCCTTCCATAGCCATGCTCTATGAGGATGTGCGCATTGTTCCCTTCACCTACCTGATCGGCGGGGATGGCGTTGTCAAAGCCCAGTACATGGGCAGAATCCCCGATGACAAGTTTTCCCAGATGCTGGAGCAGGTCGCTCCCTGA
- a CDS encoding alpha/beta fold hydrolase, with the protein MEFVSSLGTMHYDFHGESSQTIVLIHGFPLQSAMWKPQIQPLIKAGFSVLIPDLPGFGLSRYQRALSIDQMADEIYSLTQTMGIEPLCVGGMSMGGYVALSLAERYPQCASRLALIVTRAEGDSEEGRKGRYDLADKAREEGIAAVADVFIEKVMGDGSRKLRDDVYAMMCGASVEGAANALAAMAERADRVKSLSKITVPSLVMWAEKDKAMPAEAAATMLAKLPNASEARLPGGHMVNMEHPDEFNRALVEFLRA; encoded by the coding sequence ATGGAATTCGTCAGCTCCCTTGGCACCATGCACTATGACTTTCACGGTGAGAGCTCCCAGACCATTGTCCTGATCCACGGTTTTCCCCTGCAGAGTGCCATGTGGAAACCCCAGATTCAACCCCTGATCAAGGCAGGTTTTTCTGTGCTGATTCCCGATCTTCCCGGTTTTGGCCTCTCCCGTTACCAACGAGCCCTTTCCATTGATCAGATGGCCGATGAAATCTACTCACTGACCCAGACCATGGGCATTGAACCCTTGTGCGTTGGCGGAATGTCCATGGGGGGCTATGTGGCTCTCTCTCTGGCGGAACGGTATCCCCAGTGCGCCTCCAGGCTGGCCCTGATCGTCACCCGCGCTGAAGGCGACAGTGAGGAAGGGCGTAAGGGTCGTTACGACCTTGCCGACAAGGCCCGTGAAGAAGGCATTGCCGCAGTGGCTGACGTCTTCATTGAAAAGGTCATGGGGGACGGAAGCCGAAAGCTGCGCGATGATGTCTACGCCATGATGTGTGGAGCCTCGGTGGAAGGCGCTGCCAATGCCCTGGCTGCCATGGCCGAGCGTGCCGACCGCGTGAAGTCGCTGTCAAAAATTACGGTGCCAAGCCTGGTTATGTGGGCTGAAAAGGATAAGGCCATGCCAGCGGAAGCTGCCGCAACCATGCTGGCCAAATTGCCAAACGCCAGTGAAGCCAGGCTGCCCGGAGGGCATATGGTGAATATGGAGCATCCCGATGAGTTCAACCGGGCGCTGGTGGAGTTCCTGCGCGCCTGA
- the ung gene encoding uracil-DNA glycosylase has product MSFDFTLPDSWKAHLAPLLQEPQCQRLSQYLAQRCQQNIPMYPPREDIFRAFRLTPWDQVKVVIVGQDPYHGPGQANGLAFSVSSGVALPPSLRNIYKEIQADTGSEPPVDGDLQWWARQGVLLLNRVLTVEAGKANSHRNKGWERFSEGVLRALSTQKQGVIFVLWGQPAQQLQASIDQDRHHILTAPHPSPLSAYRGFLGCGHFSRINAILQQQGQQPIDWGGSADSAQKP; this is encoded by the coding sequence ATGTCCTTTGATTTCACCCTCCCTGACAGCTGGAAGGCGCATCTCGCCCCTTTGCTTCAGGAACCGCAATGCCAGCGATTGTCCCAGTATCTGGCCCAGCGCTGTCAGCAGAATATTCCCATGTATCCCCCACGGGAAGACATCTTCCGCGCCTTCAGGCTGACTCCCTGGGATCAGGTGAAAGTCGTCATCGTCGGCCAGGATCCGTACCATGGTCCCGGTCAGGCAAATGGACTCGCCTTCTCCGTCAGTTCCGGTGTGGCGCTGCCGCCATCCCTGCGCAATATCTACAAGGAAATTCAGGCCGATACCGGGTCCGAACCCCCCGTTGACGGCGATCTGCAGTGGTGGGCGCGGCAGGGGGTGCTGCTGCTGAACCGGGTTCTGACCGTGGAAGCCGGCAAGGCCAACTCCCATCGCAATAAAGGTTGGGAGCGTTTTAGTGAAGGCGTGCTGCGCGCCCTGAGCACGCAGAAGCAGGGAGTGATCTTTGTGCTGTGGGGACAGCCAGCCCAGCAGCTTCAGGCCAGCATCGACCAGGACAGGCATCACATACTCACAGCGCCTCATCCATCGCCCCTCTCGGCCTATCGCGGCTTTCTGGGATGTGGCCACTTCAGCCGCATCAACGCGATTCTGCAGCAACAGGGGCAGCAGCCCATTGACTGGGGCGGGAGTGCTGATTCAGCGCAAAAACCGTAA
- a CDS encoding IMPACT family protein, protein MHTLQQPVTCELNIKNSRFLGRVEPVLSLEDGLQRLAALRQQHPGAAHVCHCLLVGGQVRMSDDGEPGGTAASPMLNVLQHKELDSVLATVVRYFGGVKLGAGGLVRAYTQAVSDALKGAVLERVRVLASATIELDFAHESLTRRMGEAQGIQMQFSYGQRVTVRLEGEQQELEHFLAALQEHTCGAVTVK, encoded by the coding sequence TTGCACACCCTGCAGCAGCCGGTTACCTGCGAGCTGAATATTAAAAACTCCCGTTTCCTGGGTCGGGTCGAGCCGGTGCTGAGCCTGGAGGACGGGCTGCAGCGTCTGGCCGCGCTTCGGCAACAGCATCCGGGGGCGGCCCATGTGTGCCACTGCCTGCTGGTTGGTGGCCAGGTGCGCATGTCCGATGATGGTGAGCCGGGGGGAACGGCGGCCAGCCCCATGCTGAATGTGCTGCAGCACAAGGAGCTGGACTCTGTGCTGGCAACGGTGGTGCGCTATTTCGGCGGGGTCAAGCTGGGCGCTGGCGGGCTGGTGCGTGCGTACACCCAGGCGGTAAGCGATGCTCTGAAGGGTGCGGTGCTGGAGCGGGTAAGGGTTCTGGCGTCTGCTACCATTGAGCTGGATTTTGCCCACGAGTCCCTGACGCGGCGCATGGGGGAGGCCCAGGGCATTCAAATGCAGTTTTCCTATGGCCAGAGGGTGACAGTGCGCCTTGAGGGGGAGCAGCAGGAGCTGGAGCATTTTCTGGCGGCGCTGCAGGAACACACCTGCGGGGCGGTTACGGTCAAATAG
- a CDS encoding Fic family protein, which translates to MYIWQREDWPTWHYNLDTLTETLSRVRYQQGILLGKMAHIGFDLRESAWMETLTQDVVHTSEIEGEILNPQQVRSSVARRLGIDHGGLVPSSHHVDGVVEMMLDATQNYHLPLTNGRLHAWHGALFPTGRSGLVTIPTGAWRTDENGPMQVVSGYYGREKVHYEAPPASVVPGEMERFLAWHASHGDQEPLIRAAIAHLWFVTIHPYADGNGRIARAIGDMALAHCENTPQRFYSLSSQILIQRKEYYDILEATQKGSMDITPWIRWFLDCLEAAIIAAEHTLQHILQRQKFWANNAHIPLNQRQQAMLQRLLEPGFEGKLTTSKWAKMAKCSQDTAHRDILDLMDKGLLRKSGSGGRSTSYLCSF; encoded by the coding sequence ATGTATATCTGGCAAAGGGAAGACTGGCCCACGTGGCACTATAATCTGGATACGCTGACAGAAACCCTTTCGCGGGTGCGCTACCAGCAGGGGATTCTGCTGGGGAAAATGGCGCATATCGGGTTTGACCTGCGGGAAAGCGCCTGGATGGAAACGCTTACCCAGGACGTAGTCCATACCAGCGAAATTGAAGGGGAAATCCTCAACCCTCAACAGGTTCGCTCCTCCGTTGCCAGGCGGTTGGGAATCGACCATGGAGGACTCGTCCCCTCCAGCCACCACGTGGATGGCGTGGTGGAAATGATGCTGGATGCCACCCAAAATTACCATCTGCCCCTGACAAATGGGCGACTTCACGCGTGGCACGGGGCTCTTTTCCCCACTGGCCGCAGCGGGCTTGTAACCATTCCGACAGGTGCCTGGCGCACCGATGAAAATGGCCCCATGCAGGTGGTTTCGGGATACTATGGGCGAGAGAAGGTTCATTACGAAGCGCCACCGGCTTCGGTGGTTCCCGGTGAAATGGAGCGATTCCTGGCGTGGCACGCCTCCCATGGCGATCAGGAACCCCTCATACGGGCGGCCATCGCCCACCTGTGGTTTGTGACCATCCACCCCTACGCCGATGGCAATGGCCGCATTGCCCGCGCCATAGGCGACATGGCCCTCGCCCACTGCGAAAACACACCTCAGCGCTTTTACAGCCTTTCCAGCCAGATACTCATTCAGCGCAAGGAATACTATGACATCCTGGAAGCTACCCAGAAAGGCTCCATGGACATTACCCCCTGGATTCGCTGGTTTCTGGATTGCCTGGAAGCTGCCATCATCGCCGCAGAGCACACCCTGCAACATATCCTGCAGCGCCAGAAATTCTGGGCCAATAACGCCCACATCCCCCTCAATCAACGCCAGCAAGCCATGCTGCAGCGGCTGCTTGAACCCGGATTTGAAGGCAAACTCACCACCAGCAAGTGGGCAAAAATGGCAAAGTGTTCCCAGGATACGGCGCATCGGGATATTCTTGATTTAATGGACAAGGGGCTATTGCGGAAGAGTGGTAGCGGAGGGCGGAGTACAAGCTACCTGTGCAGCTTTTGA
- a CDS encoding VOC family protein encodes MTTTQQKIVPQLWFDKEAKEAAEFYCSIFPDASIISSTTLHGTPSGDVETVSFEISGYAFAAISAGPHFRFNPSISFLLNFDPSQNPQASQQLDTLWNALSDGGTALMPLGSYPFSQRYGWIQDRYGLSWQLMLTDPEGEERPFITPMLLFTGDMCGKAEEASDFYLSIFHHTRRGIVARHPAGAEPDQAGTIMFTDFMLENQWFSAMDSAHEHSFTFNEAISLLVYCDTQQQIDAHWEKLSAVPEVEQCGWLKDRYGLSWQIVPRALDAMLQDPAKQDQITQAFLAMKKLDVDELRRLYGEG; translated from the coding sequence ATAACCACGACCCAGCAGAAAATAGTCCCCCAGCTGTGGTTCGACAAGGAAGCCAAAGAGGCAGCGGAATTTTACTGCTCCATCTTTCCCGATGCCAGCATCATCAGTTCCACCACCTTGCACGGCACTCCATCGGGCGATGTGGAAACCGTCTCCTTCGAGATTTCCGGCTACGCCTTCGCCGCCATCAGTGCCGGACCCCACTTCCGCTTCAACCCGTCCATCTCCTTCCTCCTGAACTTCGACCCATCGCAGAATCCCCAGGCGAGCCAGCAGCTGGACACCCTGTGGAACGCCCTCTCGGATGGGGGAACCGCGCTCATGCCCCTCGGCTCGTACCCCTTCAGTCAGCGCTACGGCTGGATACAGGACAGATACGGCCTCTCCTGGCAGCTGATGCTGACCGACCCGGAAGGAGAAGAGCGCCCCTTCATCACTCCCATGCTGCTCTTTACCGGCGATATGTGCGGCAAAGCCGAAGAAGCCAGTGACTTCTACCTCTCCATCTTTCACCACACCAGACGGGGAATCGTTGCCCGCCACCCCGCAGGCGCAGAACCCGACCAGGCAGGGACCATCATGTTTACCGACTTCATGCTGGAAAACCAGTGGTTCAGCGCAATGGACAGCGCCCACGAACACTCCTTTACCTTCAACGAAGCCATATCGCTTCTGGTGTACTGCGACACCCAGCAGCAGATCGACGCCCACTGGGAAAAACTCTCCGCCGTACCCGAAGTCGAACAGTGCGGCTGGCTCAAAGACCGCTACGGCCTGTCATGGCAGATCGTGCCCCGCGCGCTGGATGCCATGCTGCAAGACCCCGCAAAGCAGGATCAGATTACCCAGGCATTCCTTGCCATGAAAAAATTGGATGTGGATGAATTAAGAAGGTTGTATGGGGAGGGTTGA
- a CDS encoding N-acetyltransferase has protein sequence MIRTCIHKDMDAVLDIWLAASIKAHNFVDPAFWQSQVESMRHTYLPASEVAVYERNSLVVGFYALHGNTLAAIFVQPELQGQGIGKALLAHAKSQRTELVLNVYKENKASCRFYLAQGFQVISEQKDEHTGHPEYTMRYTSQQVAQS, from the coding sequence ATGATACGAACCTGCATCCACAAGGACATGGACGCCGTACTGGATATCTGGCTTGCAGCCTCCATCAAGGCCCACAATTTCGTTGACCCTGCATTCTGGCAATCCCAGGTGGAAAGCATGCGCCACACCTACCTGCCCGCCTCGGAAGTGGCCGTCTATGAGCGAAACTCCCTGGTGGTCGGATTCTACGCCTTGCATGGCAACACCCTGGCTGCCATCTTTGTGCAACCGGAGCTGCAGGGCCAGGGAATCGGCAAAGCATTATTGGCCCACGCCAAAAGCCAGCGAACAGAGCTGGTACTGAACGTCTACAAGGAGAATAAAGCCAGCTGCCGATTCTATCTGGCCCAAGGCTTCCAGGTGATCAGCGAGCAAAAGGATGAGCATACCGGCCACCCTGAATACACCATGCGCTACACTTCGCAGCAGGTGGCTCAGAGCTGA
- the yjjJ gene encoding type II toxin-antitoxin system HipA family toxin YjjJ: MPTRNQQARERLNHVLSREAGISAAELASTLNISLATLHRLLNERQSSILITGKARRTRYALRRPLRGTLTDIPVYQIDEQGRISPLSTLIPVYPGGCWMPLEGSHWPVDDEQRQGWWDGLPYPLYHLQPQGFMGRSFARAVHQALEVPDNPLLWTDDQLLHVLMQKGSDLSGNLIVGDPACERWQQGKLNPVSPIKPAELEEQYVSLAEQALSSGDTDSSIAGEFPKFTAMRELTGSATPHVIVKFSGAENSAAVTRWRDLLVCEHLALQHIQELPGQIAAPSRILRHNNRTFLEVERFDRHGPFGRSPLISLEIVNAALLGKAPADWTQQADELCRAGLISNAQRDSIHLQWWYGKLIANSDMHLGNLSFRPQQGTLQLAPSYDMLPMLYAPLAGGEVPPRQFEPPLPLPRQQQTWLTACHAAIGFWLEAAEDSRITDNFRQTARENGQRLMELREKI, encoded by the coding sequence ATGCCTACCCGGAATCAACAGGCAAGGGAGCGACTGAATCACGTACTGTCCAGGGAGGCAGGTATCAGCGCCGCTGAGCTTGCCAGCACGCTGAACATCAGCCTGGCCACTCTCCATCGCCTCCTCAATGAACGGCAATCATCCATCCTGATAACCGGCAAGGCCAGGCGTACGCGCTACGCCCTGCGTCGTCCCCTGCGGGGAACCCTGACCGATATCCCCGTGTATCAGATTGACGAACAGGGCCGGATAAGCCCTTTGTCTACGCTGATCCCTGTTTATCCAGGCGGTTGCTGGATGCCCCTGGAGGGCAGTCACTGGCCAGTGGACGATGAACAGCGCCAAGGCTGGTGGGATGGCCTCCCCTATCCGCTCTATCACCTCCAACCCCAGGGGTTCATGGGGCGCAGCTTTGCCCGCGCCGTTCACCAGGCTCTGGAAGTGCCGGATAACCCCCTCCTGTGGACCGATGATCAGCTTTTACATGTGCTCATGCAAAAGGGCAGTGACCTCAGCGGCAACCTCATCGTGGGTGATCCCGCCTGCGAACGCTGGCAGCAGGGCAAGCTGAATCCGGTTTCGCCCATCAAGCCAGCAGAGCTGGAAGAGCAGTACGTCAGCCTGGCTGAACAGGCCCTCAGTTCTGGCGATACTGACTCCAGCATCGCCGGTGAATTCCCAAAATTCACCGCCATGCGCGAGCTGACGGGCAGCGCCACTCCCCATGTTATTGTGAAGTTTTCCGGCGCCGAGAATTCGGCAGCCGTTACGCGCTGGCGCGACCTGCTGGTATGCGAGCATCTGGCCCTGCAGCATATCCAGGAATTACCCGGTCAGATCGCCGCCCCAAGTCGCATCCTGCGCCATAACAATCGGACGTTTCTTGAAGTGGAACGCTTCGACCGCCATGGACCGTTTGGCCGCAGCCCCCTGATCAGCCTGGAAATTGTCAATGCTGCCCTGCTTGGCAAAGCTCCCGCCGACTGGACACAGCAGGCCGACGAGCTGTGCCGGGCAGGGCTGATAAGCAACGCACAGAGGGATTCCATCCACCTCCAGTGGTGGTACGGCAAGCTGATTGCCAACAGCGACATGCACCTGGGCAACCTGAGCTTCCGCCCACAACAGGGAACGCTGCAGCTGGCCCCAAGCTACGACATGCTCCCCATGCTCTACGCACCCCTGGCAGGCGGCGAAGTTCCCCCGCGCCAGTTTGAACCCCCACTGCCCCTGCCACGCCAGCAGCAAACCTGGTTGACCGCCTGCCATGCCGCCATAGGGTTCTGGCTGGAGGCAGCGGAGGACTCACGCATAACCGACAACTTCCGCCAGACAGCCAGGGAAAACGGCCAACGGTTGATGGAATTGAGAGAGAAAATCTGA
- a CDS encoding helix-turn-helix domain-containing protein, translating to MTQFFAPTPEYLGKTLQALRKAKGLTQEELAKLAGVKQSTVSHAENNTRGMRIETLYSLLAALDLYLNLRPRQDQARAKEEWQGNSAETFSPQIFADGRRF from the coding sequence ATGACACAGTTCTTCGCCCCAACGCCCGAATACCTGGGCAAAACGCTTCAGGCCCTGCGCAAAGCCAAAGGACTCACCCAGGAGGAGCTTGCCAAACTGGCAGGCGTCAAGCAGTCCACAGTCTCCCATGCAGAGAACAATACTCGCGGCATGCGCATTGAAACCCTCTACTCCCTGCTGGCAGCACTGGATCTCTATCTGAATCTACGGCCACGGCAGGACCAGGCACGCGCAAAGGAAGAGTGGCAGGGGAATAGCGCGGAAACTTTCTCTCCGCAGATTTTCGCAGATGGACGCAGATTTTGA